The following proteins are co-located in the Rippkaea orientalis PCC 8801 genome:
- the grxD gene encoding Grx4 family monothiol glutaredoxin, with the protein MTPEVKERIDNLIKSHKIFVFMKGVKLMPQCGFSNNVVQILNILGVPYETFDVLSDPEIREGIKAYSNWPTIPQVYINGEFIGGCDIMIEMYQSGELQQMVEVALAS; encoded by the coding sequence ATGACACCTGAAGTCAAAGAACGCATCGATAATTTAATCAAAAGCCACAAAATCTTCGTTTTCATGAAAGGAGTAAAATTAATGCCCCAATGTGGTTTTTCTAACAATGTTGTACAAATTCTCAATATATTAGGGGTTCCCTACGAAACCTTTGATGTCCTAAGTGATCCCGAAATTCGGGAAGGAATTAAGGCCTATTCCAACTGGCCAACCATTCCCCAAGTTTATATCAACGGCGAATTTATTGGCGGCTGTGACATTATGATTGAAATGTATCAAAGCGGCGAATTACAGCAAATGGTAGAAGTTGCCTTAGCCTCTTAG
- a CDS encoding IS4 family transposase: MVQSFPKVIKSILKPLPRNDYPVLNTFSFVCCWLEYVMDKSVVSMQDLFKRLNTQGIDLKISNFSKASKRRDPQVFLDIINQLKEQLRRKKGERNARSYFPIDSTMISLTSKLLWSQGYHQVKLFCGLDSWTSEPGGIVIYFGQGHDHKYGQKTLEEIPENGVGIMDRGFASCERIKKLKENKNQTFVLRIKNNVTLEMLENGKSKVGKDGREVEIRVVAFCDLEKRTEFRLATNLPVDEEAVVSNEEIAEIYVQRWQIELLWKFLKMHLKLDRLMTKNENGIRIQIYCCLIAYLILQLIEIPQEFGKTILDKLRYLQSYMCQEISYVHWFRKLIWLR; the protein is encoded by the coding sequence ATTGTACAAAGTTTTCCCAAAGTCATTAAATCTATCTTAAAGCCGTTACCCAGAAATGATTATCCAGTTCTCAATACCTTTTCATTTGTCTGCTGTTGGTTAGAGTATGTAATGGATAAAAGTGTGGTCAGTATGCAGGATTTATTTAAAAGATTAAATACTCAAGGAATAGATTTAAAAATATCTAACTTTTCTAAGGCAAGTAAAAGAAGAGATCCTCAAGTATTTCTTGACATCATTAATCAACTAAAAGAACAACTACGGCGAAAGAAGGGTGAAAGAAACGCTCGTTCTTATTTTCCTATTGATTCAACAATGATCAGTTTAACAAGTAAACTATTATGGAGTCAAGGATATCACCAAGTAAAATTATTTTGTGGGTTGGATAGTTGGACATCAGAACCAGGGGGCATAGTGATTTATTTTGGTCAGGGACATGATCATAAATATGGTCAGAAAACGCTAGAAGAAATTCCTGAAAATGGAGTAGGGATAATGGATAGAGGTTTTGCATCTTGTGAAAGAATCAAAAAGCTAAAAGAGAACAAAAATCAAACATTTGTCCTGAGAATAAAAAATAATGTTACCTTAGAAATGCTAGAGAATGGTAAGAGTAAAGTGGGAAAAGATGGAAGGGAGGTAGAAATTAGAGTAGTAGCATTTTGTGACTTAGAAAAGAGAACAGAATTTCGATTAGCTACGAATTTACCTGTGGATGAAGAAGCCGTAGTAAGTAATGAAGAAATAGCAGAGATTTATGTACAAAGATGGCAGATAGAGTTACTCTGGAAGTTTTTAAAGATGCACTTAAAACTAGACAGATTAATGACCAAGAATGAAAATGGCATTCGCATTCAAATTTATTGTTGCTTAATCGCTTATCTAATTTTACAGCTAATAGAAATACCTCAAGAATTTGGCAAAACTATATTAGATAAACTTCGTTATCTTCAGTCCTATATGTGTCAGGAAATCAGCTATGTACATTGGTTCAGAAAACTAATTTGGTTAAGATGA
- a CDS encoding Uma2 family endonuclease yields MTTTQAIPKLLSFNDYISDYPDDGKQYELIEGKLVEMMRPIGKHEEIGGFIAFELGLEIRRLQLPYLIPNTAAIKANRPNTGYVPDIIVLDRENLVNDPYWEKASSISLGESAKLVIEIVSSNWRDDYLKKFDDYEALGIAEYWIIDYLARGSARYIGMPKEPTISIYQLVDGEYQANLFKGEQQIICSIFPELVLTANQIFQAG; encoded by the coding sequence ATGACCACTACTCAAGCTATCCCCAAACTACTCAGTTTTAATGACTATATCAGCGACTATCCTGATGATGGCAAACAATACGAATTAATTGAAGGAAAATTAGTCGAAATGATGCGACCTATCGGCAAACACGAAGAAATTGGCGGATTTATCGCCTTTGAATTAGGTTTAGAAATTAGAAGATTACAATTACCCTATTTAATTCCTAATACGGCTGCTATCAAAGCAAATCGGCCTAATACTGGCTATGTTCCTGATATTATTGTTTTAGATCGAGAGAATTTAGTTAATGACCCCTATTGGGAAAAAGCCTCATCAATTTCCCTCGGAGAATCTGCTAAATTAGTCATAGAAATTGTTAGTTCTAATTGGCGGGACGATTATCTCAAAAAGTTTGATGATTATGAAGCATTAGGAATTGCGGAATATTGGATTATTGATTATTTAGCTAGAGGCTCAGCTAGATATATTGGTATGCCTAAAGAACCGACTATTTCCATTTATCAATTAGTTGATGGAGAATATCAAGCCAATTTATTTAAAGGAGAGCAACAGATTATATGTAGTATTTTTCCTGAATTAGTATTAACTGCAAATCAGATTTTTCAAGCGGGATGA
- a CDS encoding BolA family protein, which yields MGLEQVEAMIKRQLPDAQVVVRDMKGGGDHLEAIVVSAEFEGKTRVKQHQLVYSAIQESLDSGVIHALALKTYTPQGWEAAQQAV from the coding sequence ATGGGACTCGAACAAGTAGAAGCCATGATTAAACGCCAACTCCCCGATGCTCAAGTCGTGGTTCGGGATATGAAAGGCGGAGGAGATCACCTCGAAGCCATTGTCGTCTCGGCGGAATTTGAAGGGAAAACCAGAGTTAAACAGCATCAACTGGTCTACAGTGCCATTCAAGAGTCTCTAGACTCAGGAGTCATTCATGCACTGGCGTTAAAAACCTATACCCCCCAAGGGTGGGAAGCCGCCCAACAAGCTGTTTAA
- the galT gene encoding galactose-1-phosphate uridylyltransferase — MIESGQIRLNKATGQWVIYAPSRRKRPQDFQQVSQTKNSLINDHQSCPFCPHDQILKERVILELINPKNNQWQTRVVTNQFPALTTLEPPQRTLEGIYMTMPGYGYHEVIIESPEHQQTIATMSIEEIEILIETYHQRYLKLMEDSQTMMVIIFRNHGKAAGASLRHPHSQIIGTAIVPSHRRWQETEAQRYFDHWGHCVYCDILAFEQQDKKRIITENNLFLAFVPFAAEVPCEILIMPKHHQADFGSITPEEKTAFAEILHDVLGRLYYKLHNPDYNYVINTAARYKADEPQLHWYCKVQPRLTTPAGFEIGSGMRINPSIPEVDAAFLRD, encoded by the coding sequence ATGATAGAATCTGGTCAAATTCGCTTAAATAAAGCTACAGGTCAATGGGTAATTTATGCCCCAAGTCGCCGTAAACGTCCCCAAGATTTTCAGCAAGTCAGTCAAACGAAAAATTCTCTTATCAATGATCATCAATCTTGTCCTTTTTGTCCCCATGATCAAATTCTGAAAGAACGGGTTATTTTAGAATTAATTAACCCCAAAAATAACCAATGGCAAACGAGAGTTGTTACTAATCAATTTCCCGCTTTAACTACCTTAGAACCACCTCAAAGAACCCTAGAAGGGATTTATATGACTATGCCAGGTTACGGTTATCATGAAGTCATTATTGAAAGTCCTGAACATCAACAAACTATTGCTACAATGTCAATAGAAGAGATCGAAATTTTAATTGAAACCTATCATCAAAGGTATCTGAAATTAATGGAAGATTCCCAAACCATGATGGTCATTATTTTTCGTAATCATGGCAAGGCTGCTGGAGCATCTTTACGTCATCCCCATTCTCAAATCATTGGGACAGCAATTGTTCCCAGTCATCGTCGTTGGCAAGAAACAGAAGCACAACGTTATTTTGATCATTGGGGACATTGTGTTTATTGTGATATTTTAGCCTTTGAACAACAAGATAAAAAGCGTATTATTACAGAAAATAATTTATTTTTAGCTTTTGTTCCTTTTGCTGCGGAAGTTCCTTGTGAAATTCTGATTATGCCTAAACACCATCAAGCAGATTTTGGCAGTATTACCCCAGAAGAAAAGACCGCTTTTGCTGAAATTTTACATGATGTTTTAGGTCGTTTATATTATAAACTCCATAATCCGGATTATAATTATGTTATTAATACAGCAGCCCGTTATAAAGCCGATGAACCTCAGTTACACTGGTATTGTAAAGTCCAACCTCGCTTAACGACACCAGCCGGATTTGAAATTGGCTCAGGAATGAGAATTAATCCCTCAATTCCTGAAGTCGATGCAGCCTTTTTAAGAGATTAA
- a CDS encoding tetratricopeptide repeat protein, with protein sequence MKPLIIAYSLLLISLLGLFDLKNVSYGSQPINPSLRTQRFSHDPNLNELIIRGIEKGIQGDYQGAIADFNQVILINPNEVEAYHSRGIAYIKLGNYSQAIADFNNALGLNPNIPEIYQERAKIRLILSDKAGAIADLQTAAELFKQQGNTFSYQETQKLLRDLQPR encoded by the coding sequence ATGAAACCCTTAATCATCGCGTATTCTTTATTACTTATTAGCTTACTGGGTTTATTTGATCTCAAAAATGTTAGCTATGGATCTCAACCGATTAATCCCTCTTTACGAACACAAAGGTTTTCCCATGATCCTAACCTCAATGAATTAATTATTAGAGGCATAGAAAAAGGCATTCAGGGAGATTATCAAGGAGCGATCGCTGATTTTAATCAAGTTATTTTAATTAATCCCAATGAAGTAGAAGCCTATCATAGTCGAGGAATCGCCTATATAAAACTAGGCAATTATTCCCAAGCGATCGCCGACTTTAATAATGCCTTGGGGTTAAATCCAAACATTCCTGAAATTTATCAAGAACGAGCTAAAATCCGCTTAATATTAAGTGATAAAGCCGGAGCGATCGCCGATCTACAAACAGCCGCCGAATTATTTAAACAACAAGGCAATACCTTTAGTTATCAAGAAACCCAAAAACTGCTCAGAGATCTTCAACCGCGATAG
- a CDS encoding lipid-A-disaccharide synthase encodes MKPTDILILSNGPGEVTTWVRPVVKALREIFGEDRSQVRISVMLSPCPHATGQEAAIARRYPEVDRVQSSEHFFSFLLWGKTVDHWDWRKEGVVLFLGGDQFYPVLVGQRLGYRTMIYAEWEARWYRWIDHFGVMNESVIEGIPAAYRHKLTVVGDLMADVNPPNTVNLAALAKTPQIAILPGSKPGKLMQGVPLCLAIAQAVYHENPQTRFILPVAPTLDLPTLASFADPHQNPLVMKMGGVTAQLVIPSLDSHQSPWLETPEGLQVELISQFPAHDRLCQCCLALTTVGANTAELGALGIPMIVLLPTQQLDAMRTWDGIPGILANLPFIGGTLAKAINAMVLKQGRLFAWPNLWAQEEIVPELVGELQAADVAQLVLNWLNNPTQLQQIRDRLMQVRGKPGAAQQIATTLKKQLILSQSS; translated from the coding sequence ATGAAACCGACTGATATCCTAATTCTTTCCAATGGACCAGGAGAAGTAACTACCTGGGTTCGTCCAGTCGTTAAAGCATTACGAGAAATTTTCGGCGAAGATCGCTCCCAAGTTAGAATTTCAGTGATGTTATCCCCTTGTCCCCATGCGACTGGTCAAGAAGCGGCGATCGCCCGTCGTTATCCCGAAGTTGATCGGGTTCAGTCGAGTGAGCATTTTTTCTCGTTTTTGCTGTGGGGTAAAACCGTCGATCATTGGGACTGGCGAAAAGAGGGAGTGGTTTTATTTTTGGGAGGCGATCAATTTTATCCCGTACTGGTGGGGCAACGATTAGGCTATCGCACCATGATATATGCTGAATGGGAAGCCCGTTGGTATCGCTGGATCGATCATTTTGGGGTGATGAACGAGAGCGTAATTGAGGGCATTCCCGCAGCTTACCGCCATAAATTGACCGTGGTGGGGGATTTAATGGCTGATGTCAACCCGCCAAACACTGTTAATTTAGCTGCCTTAGCAAAGACTCCTCAGATCGCCATTTTACCCGGTTCCAAACCCGGAAAACTGATGCAAGGGGTTCCCTTGTGTTTAGCGATCGCTCAAGCCGTTTATCACGAAAACCCCCAAACTCGCTTTATCCTCCCCGTTGCCCCAACCCTAGATTTACCCACCTTAGCCAGTTTTGCCGATCCTCACCAAAATCCTTTGGTCATGAAAATGGGGGGAGTTACGGCTCAATTGGTCATCCCTAGCCTCGATAGTCACCAATCTCCTTGGTTGGAAACCCCTGAAGGACTCCAGGTTGAACTGATTAGCCAATTTCCCGCCCATGATCGCCTCTGTCAATGTTGTTTAGCCTTAACAACGGTGGGAGCAAATACGGCTGAATTAGGAGCATTAGGGATTCCGATGATTGTTCTTTTACCGACACAACAACTTGATGCCATGCGGACTTGGGATGGTATTCCAGGGATCTTAGCGAATTTGCCTTTTATCGGCGGAACTTTGGCTAAAGCCATTAATGCCATGGTTCTTAAACAGGGACGATTGTTTGCCTGGCCGAATCTTTGGGCGCAGGAAGAGATTGTCCCTGAGTTGGTGGGAGAACTCCAAGCGGCCGATGTTGCCCAATTGGTGTTAAATTGGTTGAATAATCCTACTCAGTTACAGCAAATCCGCGATCGCCTGATGCAAGTCCGAGGAAAACCCGGAGCGGCTCAGCAAATTGCAACAACTCTTAAAAAACAGTTAATTTTGTCTCAGTCTTCTTGA
- a CDS encoding Uma2 family endonuclease — translation MELTLEQMVVSPGQQLLIKDLSWSQFETILNELGESRAARLSYSNGLLEIMVPLPEHERNKEIIGDIVKILLEALNIDFEPLGSTTFKNPQMNQAVEPDTCFYITNQKAIIGKNRLDLTIDPPPDLAIEIDLTSRTQFDNYQLLGIPEVWRYSNGTLSIYLLENGNYIQSSSSPNFSGIAIIELINQTLQQSQIVGTSQAIKGFKRWVKENIH, via the coding sequence ATGGAACTAACCTTAGAGCAAATGGTGGTTTCTCCTGGTCAACAGTTACTCATAAAAGATTTAAGTTGGTCACAGTTTGAGACAATTTTAAATGAATTAGGAGAAAGTCGTGCTGCTAGATTATCCTATAGCAATGGATTACTAGAAATAATGGTTCCTTTACCCGAACATGAAAGAAATAAAGAAATCATCGGAGATATTGTTAAAATTTTGTTAGAAGCCCTCAATATCGATTTTGAACCCTTGGGCTCAACCACCTTCAAAAATCCACAAATGAATCAAGCTGTGGAACCAGATACTTGTTTTTATATCACCAATCAAAAGGCTATTATTGGGAAAAATCGGTTAGACTTAACAATAGATCCTCCTCCAGATCTAGCCATAGAAATTGATCTAACTTCTCGTACACAATTCGATAATTATCAACTGCTAGGCATTCCTGAAGTTTGGCGATATAGTAACGGAACGTTAAGCATTTATTTGCTCGAAAACGGCAACTATATTCAGTCTTCAAGCAGTCCGAATTTTTCCGGTATTGCGATTATTGAATTAATTAATCAAACCCTCCAACAAAGTCAAATTGTTGGAACAAGTCAAGCTATCAAAGGGTTTAAACGTTGGGTTAAAGAAAATATTCATTAA
- a CDS encoding DUF6761 family protein yields the protein MLQDAQAIRYYQKLTDGMVDLWHRGRRFDEIQCYMDGYLACLRHSNTLEAYVIHRLEEESWRFFRDPSNFELAQPQLQTEVDYY from the coding sequence ATGCTTCAAGATGCTCAAGCGATTCGTTACTATCAAAAGCTTACTGATGGCATGGTGGATTTGTGGCATCGAGGTCGTCGTTTCGATGAAATCCAGTGCTATATGGATGGGTACCTCGCCTGTCTGCGCCATTCCAATACCCTAGAAGCTTATGTGATCCACCGTTTAGAAGAGGAAAGTTGGCGATTTTTTCGTGATCCTTCCAATTTTGAACTGGCACAACCTCAATTACAAACGGAAGTGGATTATTATTAA
- a CDS encoding DUF2808 domain-containing protein — MNKNPLASTILAPRRLLSALALSGCLFAGFQALTLAGSNPGLTIFSGVDNRRDILDYHLDFGGRPNHVGERYKLYVPAKKLTQGVSKFFISYLERPEFDGQFDLDRVDVRVEGKSVPIKEVYWDKESRVIEIDLAQPIEASKKAEIVFSNVKNPGNGTYYFICDVLSSGDIPIRLYIGTWILSIERV, encoded by the coding sequence ATGAATAAGAATCCTTTAGCTTCAACTATTTTAGCCCCTAGACGTTTGCTTTCTGCTTTAGCCTTGTCAGGATGCCTGTTTGCTGGTTTCCAAGCCTTAACCTTAGCAGGAAGTAACCCTGGATTGACGATTTTTAGTGGGGTTGATAATCGTAGAGATATCCTTGATTATCATTTAGATTTTGGTGGCCGTCCTAACCACGTTGGGGAACGCTATAAACTCTATGTTCCTGCTAAGAAATTAACCCAAGGGGTGAGTAAATTCTTTATCTCGTACCTGGAAAGGCCAGAGTTTGACGGACAATTTGACTTAGATAGAGTAGATGTTCGCGTTGAAGGGAAATCGGTTCCCATTAAGGAGGTTTACTGGGACAAAGAAAGTCGTGTTATTGAAATTGACTTAGCGCAACCCATTGAAGCGAGTAAAAAGGCAGAAATTGTTTTTTCTAATGTGAAAAATCCTGGCAACGGAACTTATTATTTTATTTGTGATGTTCTCAGTTCTGGAGACATTCCTATTCGTCTTTATATAGGGACTTGGATTCTCTCCATTGAACGAGTTTAA
- a CDS encoding response regulator transcription factor produces MSLIYIAIVEGNPHLRSLLGWHLQQAGYMAQQCANLQQARHAFAHRLPSLVILDSDLPDGDGIDLCQWLHHQRQSLILILSARNSEKDIVRGLNAGADDYLTKPFGMQEFMARVEALIRRLRVASAPLYLDYGDLKIDLVQRRVQYRGDFVDLTPQEFSLLYVLAQAEGSPLSRSELLNKAWPEAIDNPRTIDTHVLSLRKKIETDPRQPSLIQTVRNVGYRFNPEMLRDPSTSPVAPPIGVQANTNGHHPRVASFR; encoded by the coding sequence GTGAGTCTGATTTATATTGCTATCGTTGAGGGGAATCCTCACCTGCGATCGCTTTTAGGGTGGCATTTACAGCAAGCGGGTTACATGGCTCAGCAATGCGCCAATCTTCAGCAAGCTCGTCATGCGTTTGCCCATCGCCTACCGTCCTTAGTTATTCTCGACTCCGACCTTCCTGATGGAGATGGCATAGACCTCTGTCAATGGCTACACCATCAGCGACAATCCCTCATTCTCATTTTATCTGCCCGTAACAGTGAAAAAGATATTGTCAGAGGACTAAACGCTGGAGCCGATGATTACTTAACCAAACCCTTTGGGATGCAAGAGTTTATGGCACGGGTGGAAGCCCTAATCCGACGCTTACGGGTAGCCTCTGCGCCCCTTTATCTCGATTATGGGGACTTAAAAATTGATTTAGTGCAGCGTCGAGTTCAATACCGAGGGGATTTTGTCGATTTGACCCCCCAAGAATTTAGTTTATTGTACGTCTTAGCTCAAGCCGAAGGAAGCCCCTTAAGTCGTTCCGAACTCCTCAACAAAGCATGGCCTGAAGCCATTGATAACCCCCGTACCATCGACACCCACGTCTTGTCCTTGCGGAAAAAAATCGAAACCGATCCCCGTCAACCGAGTTTAATTCAAACCGTGCGTAACGTCGGTTATCGCTTTAATCCTGAGATGCTGCGCGATCCTTCCACCTCTCCAGTTGCTCCCCCTATCGGAGTCCAAGCGAATACAAATGGTCATCACCCTCGTGTAGCCAGTTTTCGTTAA
- the crtD gene encoding C-3',4' desaturase CrtD has product MTKRVIVIGAGIGGLTAGALLARRGYDVTIYEQAFIPGGCASTFKRKGFTFDVGATQVAGLEPGGIHQRIFAELGVELPEATPCDPACAVFLPGESQPINVWRDRTKWQAERQRQFPNSEPFWQLLAKLFEASWKFQSRDPVLPPRNVWDLWQLISAMRPDTLITVPFALMTVGDALRLYGLAGDKRLKTFLDLQLKLYSQVNADETALLYAATALAVSQTPQGLYHLQGSMQVLSDRLVEALEKHGGRLLTGHCVQQIETQENQSQSVTILQQKTGKILTNTADHIVANVTVQNLIKLLTPSPSWGLYQKRVEKLPDPSGAFVVYLGVDRQAIPDDCPPHLQFLYDQNGVIGENNSLFVSVSKPGDGRAPEGQATLIASTFTNTKIWRNISQETYQTLKAQYTSEAIARLNSFFDLTPETIIHQEAATPCTFERFTAREQGIVGGIGQRVFTFGPFGVATRTPFRNLWLVGDSTHPGEGTAGVSYSALTVVRQIASSC; this is encoded by the coding sequence ATGACTAAGCGCGTGATCGTCATCGGAGCCGGAATTGGAGGACTAACCGCAGGAGCTTTATTAGCCCGTCGCGGCTATGATGTCACTATCTATGAACAAGCCTTCATTCCAGGGGGATGCGCCTCCACTTTCAAACGCAAAGGCTTTACCTTCGATGTAGGAGCTACCCAAGTCGCGGGATTAGAACCCGGAGGCATTCATCAGCGCATTTTTGCTGAATTAGGCGTAGAATTGCCCGAAGCGACCCCTTGTGACCCTGCCTGTGCCGTCTTTTTACCCGGAGAAAGCCAACCCATTAACGTTTGGCGCGATCGCACAAAATGGCAAGCCGAAAGACAACGACAATTCCCCAACAGCGAACCCTTTTGGCAATTATTAGCCAAACTCTTCGAGGCGAGTTGGAAATTCCAAAGCCGAGATCCCGTACTACCACCGCGAAATGTCTGGGATCTCTGGCAATTAATCTCTGCGATGCGCCCAGATACCCTAATTACCGTTCCCTTCGCCCTAATGACGGTGGGGGATGCGTTACGCTTGTATGGGTTAGCAGGAGATAAACGCCTCAAAACCTTCCTAGATCTGCAATTAAAGCTCTATTCTCAGGTTAACGCCGATGAAACCGCTTTATTGTACGCAGCAACAGCCCTAGCGGTTTCCCAGACTCCCCAAGGGTTGTATCATCTACAAGGGAGTATGCAGGTATTAAGCGATCGCCTTGTCGAAGCCTTAGAAAAGCACGGGGGAAGACTGCTCACCGGCCATTGTGTCCAACAGATTGAAACCCAAGAAAATCAATCACAAAGCGTAACCATTCTTCAACAAAAAACGGGAAAAATCTTGACCAATACGGCCGATCACATCGTTGCTAACGTCACCGTCCAAAACCTTATTAAATTACTCACCCCCTCACCCTCCTGGGGACTCTATCAAAAACGAGTAGAAAAGCTACCAGACCCATCGGGAGCGTTTGTCGTGTATTTAGGGGTTGATCGCCAGGCCATTCCTGATGACTGTCCGCCCCATTTACAATTTCTCTATGACCAAAATGGTGTGATTGGAGAGAACAATTCTCTGTTTGTTTCCGTCAGTAAACCAGGAGACGGACGAGCTCCCGAAGGCCAAGCAACTCTTATTGCTTCAACCTTCACAAATACCAAAATTTGGAGAAATATTAGTCAAGAAACCTATCAAACCCTCAAAGCGCAATATACTTCAGAAGCGATCGCCCGTTTAAATTCCTTCTTTGACCTGACCCCGGAGACGATCATTCATCAAGAAGCTGCCACTCCCTGTACGTTTGAACGGTTTACCGCCAGAGAACAAGGGATAGTCGGCGGTATAGGTCAGCGTGTTTTTACCTTTGGCCCCTTTGGCGTGGCCACACGAACCCCTTTTAGGAATCTCTGGTTAGTGGGAGACTCAACCCATCCAGGGGAAGGAACTGCCGGGGTGAGTTATTCTGCTTTAACGGTGGTTCGACAAATCGCATCGAGTTGTTAA
- a CDS encoding WcaI family glycosyltransferase has translation MRILIYSYNYHPEPIGIAPLMTELAEGLVKRGHQVRVVTAMPWYPSSEISAEYRGKLYLTEDRNGVKIQRCYVWIRRKRNFKNRVLFELSFVFLSFLQALQGWRPDVIFLTIPGLPVCVPAAILARLYRIPILLNLQDILPDAAIHVGLITNQKMIKVFQWLEAFAYKTATKISVIADGFTKNLISKGVPSDKIVEVPNWVDVNFIKPLPQENNYFRQENNLANKFVILYSGNIALTQPLETLIDAAALVGYIPEIAIVIVGKKEALERLEIYRQRKQANNVILRPFQPREKLPEMLAAADVGMVMQKGNVIAFNMPSKIQVLLASGRAIIASVPAAGTAARAIKKSGGGIVVPPEDPQAIAKAIVDFYSNPDLVARLGQQGREYAIQNYAFDSTLDQYENLLQSVVKPLKSKEELHKIINNKE, from the coding sequence ATGCGAATCCTAATTTATTCTTACAACTATCATCCTGAACCCATCGGTATTGCTCCTCTGATGACAGAATTAGCAGAGGGATTAGTCAAACGCGGACATCAAGTGCGGGTAGTAACGGCAATGCCTTGGTATCCTTCAAGTGAAATTTCTGCTGAGTATCGCGGAAAATTGTATCTAACAGAAGACCGTAACGGGGTTAAAATTCAACGATGCTATGTTTGGATTCGACGCAAACGCAATTTTAAAAATCGTGTTTTATTTGAATTAAGCTTTGTTTTTCTGAGTTTTCTACAAGCGTTACAAGGATGGCGACCGGATGTTATTTTTTTGACAATTCCTGGTTTACCCGTTTGTGTTCCAGCAGCTATTTTAGCTCGGTTATATCGTATTCCTATTCTTTTAAATCTTCAAGATATTCTGCCTGATGCTGCTATCCATGTGGGTTTAATCACTAATCAAAAAATGATTAAAGTGTTTCAATGGTTAGAAGCATTTGCTTATAAAACGGCAACTAAAATTAGTGTTATTGCTGATGGATTTACCAAAAACTTAATCAGTAAAGGAGTTCCATCGGATAAAATTGTTGAGGTTCCTAACTGGGTTGATGTCAACTTTATTAAACCTTTACCTCAAGAGAATAATTACTTTCGCCAAGAGAATAATTTGGCAAATAAATTCGTTATTCTATACTCTGGTAATATTGCCTTAACTCAACCGTTAGAAACCTTAATTGATGCAGCAGCATTAGTCGGATATATTCCAGAAATTGCTATCGTGATTGTAGGGAAAAAAGAGGCTCTAGAAAGGCTAGAAATATATCGGCAAAGAAAACAAGCCAATAATGTCATTTTAAGACCTTTTCAGCCGAGAGAAAAATTACCCGAAATGTTAGCAGCGGCCGATGTGGGAATGGTGATGCAAAAAGGTAATGTAATTGCCTTTAATATGCCCTCAAAAATTCAAGTTTTGTTAGCCAGTGGTCGAGCGATTATTGCTTCTGTCCCAGCCGCAGGAACAGCAGCTAGAGCCATTAAAAAAAGTGGGGGAGGAATTGTGGTTCCTCCCGAAGATCCTCAAGCCATTGCTAAGGCTATTGTAGACTTTTATTCTAATCCAGATTTAGTGGCTCGTTTAGGGCAACAAGGAAGAGAATATGCTATCCAAAATTATGCTTTTGATTCAACGTTAGATCAATATGAAAACTTATTACAGTCAGTGGTTAAACCCCTTAAAAGTAAGGAGGAATTGCATAAAATAATCAACAATAAGGAATAG